The proteins below come from a single Armatimonadota bacterium genomic window:
- a CDS encoding ammonium transporter, translating to MRRLVAVAVWVMVAAGSAWAGDPTGRATLASDPAAAVNFAWTLVAAFLVFFMQAGFALLGAGLIRSKNTVNYLTKSFMDFCMASLAFWAFGFAFMFGGSAIAPGLEAGNALIGYSGFFLTGQSYDVTTILYWFFQIVFAATAATIVAGAVAERTKITAYLAYSFLVSALIYPIYGHWVWGGGWLGRLSEYLPFLGEGVGARDFAGSGVVHAVGGLVALAGAAMVGPRIGKYNPDGTPNVIPGHNMAYVVTGTFILFFGWFGFNPGSTLAATDLRISVIAVNTFLAGTTGAVVALYLSLLRTGKADVTLACNGSLAGLVAITAPCAYVAPWAAVIIGAVGALVMLWSLGFVERTLRVDDAVGAVSVHAAGGLWGLLAVGVFADGTYGGVRGLVAGSWAQLLAQAVSVVTVTAWSLATGFALFGLLRATMGLRASREEELGGLDVPEHGVECYPEVLVPILGAAGESGGQP from the coding sequence ATGCGGCGGCTGGTGGCGGTGGCAGTGTGGGTGATGGTGGCGGCGGGTTCCGCGTGGGCCGGCGACCCGACAGGTCGGGCCACCCTGGCGTCCGACCCGGCGGCCGCGGTCAACTTCGCCTGGACGCTGGTGGCCGCCTTCCTGGTGTTCTTCATGCAGGCCGGGTTCGCGCTGCTGGGTGCGGGGCTGATCCGGTCCAAGAACACCGTCAACTACCTGACCAAGAGCTTCATGGACTTCTGCATGGCGTCCCTGGCCTTCTGGGCGTTCGGCTTTGCCTTCATGTTCGGCGGGAGCGCGATCGCCCCGGGCCTGGAGGCCGGCAACGCCCTGATCGGGTACTCGGGGTTCTTCCTCACCGGCCAGAGCTATGATGTGACCACCATCCTGTACTGGTTCTTCCAGATCGTCTTCGCCGCTACCGCGGCCACCATCGTGGCCGGCGCCGTGGCCGAGCGCACCAAGATCACCGCCTACCTGGCGTACAGTTTCCTGGTCTCCGCCCTCATCTACCCCATCTACGGCCACTGGGTATGGGGCGGCGGCTGGCTGGGCCGGCTGTCCGAGTACCTGCCGTTTCTGGGCGAGGGGGTGGGGGCGCGGGACTTCGCCGGCTCGGGGGTGGTGCACGCGGTAGGCGGGCTGGTGGCGCTGGCCGGGGCGGCCATGGTCGGGCCGCGCATCGGCAAGTACAACCCCGATGGCACCCCCAACGTGATCCCGGGCCACAACATGGCCTATGTGGTGACCGGGACGTTCATCCTGTTCTTCGGGTGGTTCGGGTTCAACCCCGGATCCACCCTGGCGGCCACCGACCTGCGGATCTCGGTGATTGCGGTCAACACCTTCCTGGCCGGAACCACGGGGGCCGTGGTGGCGCTGTACCTCTCCCTCCTGCGCACGGGCAAGGCGGACGTCACCCTGGCCTGCAACGGGTCGCTGGCCGGGCTGGTGGCCATCACCGCGCCGTGCGCCTACGTGGCCCCCTGGGCGGCGGTGATCATCGGGGCGGTGGGGGCGCTGGTGATGCTGTGGAGCCTGGGGTTTGTCGAGCGCACGCTGCGGGTGGACGACGCGGTGGGTGCGGTGTCGGTGCACGCGGCGGGCGGGCTATGGGGCCTGCTGGCCGTGGGAGTGTTCGCCGACGGCACCTACGGGGGCGTGCGGGGGCTGGTGGCCGGGTCGTGGGCGCAGCTCCTGGCTCAGGCCGTCAGCGTGGTGACGGTGACGGCGTGGTCCCTGGCCACCGGGTTCGCCCTGTTCGGGCTGCTGCGGGCCACCATGGGCCTGCGGGCATCCCGGGAGGAGGAGCTGGGAGGGCTGGACGTGCCCGAACACGGCGTGGAGTGCTACCCCGAGGTTCTGGTCCCCATCCTGGGAGCCGCCGGGGAGTCGGGAGGACAGCCATGA